Part of the Xanthomonas sp. SI genome is shown below.
CTCGGTCGACTTGGATGACGCTCCGCTTCATCTGCCGGCAGGCGCGAGCGTCTGCCATCGGCGCCGGCTGCCGCCGTGGTCTTGGTCGACTTGGACTGCACTAGGCTTCATCTGCAGGCAGGCGCGAGCGTCCGCCATCGGCGCCGGCTGCCGCCGCAGTCGCGACGGGCAGCGGCGCTACCGCTTCATCTGCGGGCCAGCGCGACCCGCATCGCAGCGACCATGCCGCGGCGGCGCTCAATCCAGCAGTTGCGGCATGTTCGGCAATTCGTCGGGCTCGGCCTGGCCCGGCTGCGCGGGGAAATGCGTGGCCAGCAAGGCCGATACCGCCGCCACCCCGGCGATCACCGCCTGCTCGGGCTGGCCGGCGCGCATGTCGCGCTCGATCAGCGCGCAGACCTCGCGCCATTGCGCGGCGTCGACGCGCCCGCGCAGGCCGCGATCGGCCACGATCTCGATCCGATGGTCGGCCAACAGCAGATAGATCAGCACGCCGTTGTTGGCCTCGGTATCCCAGGTGCGCAATTGCGCGAAGGCCTGCTCGGCGCGCGTGCGCGGCGCCATGCCGCGCAGCAGCGCCGCCGGTGCCAGCGCCGATTCGACCGCGAACATCACCTGGCCGCGATGCAGCCGCTCGCCGTCGGCGATCGCCGCGCCGATGCGCTCCAGGCTGGCGTTGGGGAACAGCGTGCGCGCCGCCGGTGCGAACAGATGGCGTAGCAGACGCATCACCAACTCCCCGAGGCGCCACCGCCTCCCGAACTGCCGCCGCCTCCGCCCCAGCCGCCGCCTCCGCCTCCACCGCCGAAGCCACCGCCTCCTCCAAAACCACCACCACCGAAGCCGCCGAAGCCGCCCCCGAATCCGCCGCCGCCCCAACCACCGCCACCACCGCCGCCGACCGAGCGGCCCGGCGAGACGCCCGACAGCAGGCCCAGCACCAGCCCGATCGCGCCGGTCAGCGCGGCGACGAACAGCGACAGGCTCAGCAGCAGCCCCACGCCACCGCCGGCCAGCGCCGCCAGCACGCCGCGCAGCAGACGCGGCGCGCGTGCGAACAGCAGTTGCGCGACGAAGGCGGCGAACAGGCCACCGAAGAAACCCAACGGCAGCTTGCCGCCGGAACGCGATTCGGCCGCGTGCGTGCTCACCGGCGGCGGCAGCTGTTCGCCGTCGATCAGCTTGACCAGCATCGCGGTGGCCTCGGCGATGCCGCCACTGTAGTCGCCCGCGCGGAACCGCGGCGCCAGGTACTCCTGGATGATGCGGTTGGCGGTGGCATCGGGAATCGCGCCTTCCAGGCCGTAGCCGGGCTGGATGCGCACGCGCCGGTCGTCCTTGGCCACCACCAGCAGCACACCGTCATCCACGCCCTTGCGGCCGATCTTCCACGTGTCGAACACGCGCTGGGTGTACTGCTCGATCGTCTCCGGCGCAGTGGTCGCGACCACCAGCACCTGCAGCTGACTGCCCTTGCGCTGCTGCAACTGCACC
Proteins encoded:
- a CDS encoding TPM domain-containing protein codes for the protein MRLLRHLFAPAARTLFPNASLERIGAAIADGERLHRGQVMFAVESALAPAALLRGMAPRTRAEQAFAQLRTWDTEANNGVLIYLLLADHRIEIVADRGLRGRVDAAQWREVCALIERDMRAGQPEQAVIAGVAAVSALLATHFPAQPGQAEPDELPNMPQLLD
- a CDS encoding TPM domain-containing protein, whose translation is MRDTTIRHCRARRGRLVWLGMLLALVPLLAWAQAASEAPIPALDTPVVDTTGTLQPTQRLALEQQAVQLQQRKGSQLQVLVVATTAPETIEQYTQRVFDTWKIGRKGVDDGVLLVVAKDDRRVRIQPGYGLEGAIPDATANRIIQEYLAPRFRAGDYSGGIAEATAMLVKLIDGEQLPPPVSTHAAESRSGGKLPLGFFGGLFAAFVAQLLFARAPRLLRGVLAALAGGGVGLLLSLSLFVAALTGAIGLVLGLLSGVSPGRSVGGGGGGGWGGGGFGGGFGGFGGGGFGGGGGFGGGGGGGGWGGGGGSSGGGGASGSW